One window of Amaranthus tricolor cultivar Red isolate AtriRed21 chromosome 13, ASM2621246v1, whole genome shotgun sequence genomic DNA carries:
- the LOC130797572 gene encoding elongation factor Ts, mitochondrial isoform X2 encodes MAISWGSKRSIGLLYNKMLSGYHGSSTMAIKGSCSCSIMDDFGFFGMFLRRYSAASSSSSDQLSLIKQLRERTSAPIKDVKSALVECDWDIEAAQKELRRRGVYLASKKSSRMASEGLLALAQNDTKAAIIELNCETDFVARNDIFQYMALSLAKLALSAESHSSEAFAITPEYLESLKLNLAHPKLTGEKSVQEAVTELAAMMGENVKLRRGFTLSKTSPGVIATYLHTSPQPGLGRLAGILSLEVEEPSADLSILQSVGSELAMHVVAAKPLFLLRELVSSDALENEREILRSQAEASGKPKMAIEKMVEGRLRKYFEDVVLMEQKFIVDDSLSVKNVLDNLSKRVGFPVKIGSFLRLEVGEGTDK; translated from the exons ATGGCTATTTCTTGGGGTTCAAAGCGTTCGATTGGGCTTCTTTACAACAAAATGCTTTCTGGGTATCATGGATCTTCAACCATGGCTATCAAAGGAAGTTGTTCTTGTTCAATCATGGATGATTTTGGGTTTTTTGGAATGTTTTTGAGGAGATATTCTgctgcatcatcatcatcatctgatCAGTTGAGTCTTATTAAGCAGCTCAGAGAAAGAACAAGTGCTCCCATTAAAGATGTTAAATCGGCTCTTGTTGAATGTGATTGGGACATtg AGGCGGCGCAGAAGGAGCTGAGGAGAAGAGGAGTTTATCTTGCATCAAAGAAGTCATCTCGAATGGCCTCTGAAGGTTTGCTAGCCTTGGCTCAGAATGATACAAAAGCTGCTATTATTGAGCTGAACTGTGAGACTGATTTTGTTGCTAGGAATGACATATTTCAATATATG GCTTTGTCTTTAGCAAAGTTGGCCTTGTCAGCTGAGAGTCATTCTTCTGAAGCCTTTGCCATCACACCCGAATATTTGGAG AGCTTGAAGCTGAATCTAGCTCATCCAAAATTAACTGGAGAGAAGAGTGTGCAAGAAGCAGTAACCGAACTGGCAGCTATGATGGGAGAGAATGTGAAACTGAGAAGGGGATTCACATTGTCTAAAACTTCACCTGGTGTTATTGCAACTTACCTTCATACTAGTCCACAGCCAG GTTTGGGTCGTTTAGCTGGAATTTTATCTTTAGAAGTGGAGGAGCCGAGTGCTGACCTGTCTATCCTTCAGTCAGTTGGATCAGAATTAGCTATGCATGTGGTAGCAGCCAAACCCTTATTTCTCTTGAGGGAACTTGTTTCTTCCGATGCCTTAGAAAATGAACGAGAAATTCTTAGATCTCAG GCAGAAGCATCTGGAAAACCAAAGATGGCTATAGAGAAGATGGTAGAAGGACGCTTAAGGAAATACTTTGAAGATGTGGTTCTTATGGAGCAAAagtttattgttgatgattcatTAAGTGTGAAG AATGTGTTGGATAATTTGAGCAAAAGAGTTGGTTTCCCCGTAAAGATTGGAAGTTTTTTGAGATTGGAAGTTGGTGAAGGGACGGATAAGTAA
- the LOC130797573 gene encoding photosystem I chlorophyll a/b-binding protein 3-1, chloroplastic-like — translation MATQALVSSSLTSSVETARHITGARNGVPSLRKNSFVVRASATPPVKQGENRPLWFASKQSLSYLDGSLPGDYGFDPLGLSDPEGTGGFIEPRWLAYGEIINGRYAMLGVVGAIAPEILGKAGLIPPETALPWFKTGVIPPAGTYNYWADPYTLFVFEMALMGFAEHRRLQDWYNPGSMGKQYFLGLEKGLGGSGEPAYPGGPFFNPLGFGKDEKSMNDLKLKEVKNGRLAMLAILGFFIQALVTGEGPYQNLLDHLADPVHNNILTSLKFH, via the exons ATGGCAACACAAGCTTTGGTTTCTTCTTCCTTAACATCTTCAGTAGAAACTGCAAGACACATTACAGGAGCAAGAAATGGTGTTCCTTCTTTAAGGAAAAACTCTTTTGTTGTTCGAGCTTCTGCTACTCCACCTGTTAAG CAAGGAGAAAACAGACCCCTTTGGTTTGCATCAAAGCAGAGCCTTTCATATTTAGATGGCAG TCTTCCAGGAGACTACGGGTTCGATCCACTAGGACTCTCAGACCCGGAAGGCACTGGTGGGTTCATCGAGCCAAGGTGGTTAGCCTATGGTGAGATCATCAACGGACGTTATGCTATGCTGGGAGTTGTAGGTGCAATAGCCCCAGAAATCCTGGGAAAAGCTGGTTTGATCCCCCCAGAAACTGCCCTCCCTTGGTTCAAAACCGGTGTGATTCCTCCAGCAGGCACATACAATTACTGGGCCGACCCATACACATTATTCGTCTTTGAGATGGCACTCATGGGCTTTGCGGAGCACAGGAGACTCCAAGATTGGTATAACCCCGGGTCAATGGGCAAGCAATATTTCTTGGGCTTGGAGAAGGGCTTAGGTGGATCAGGTGAGCCAGCTTACCCAGGTGGACCATTCTTCAACCCATTGGGCTTTGGTAAAGATGAGAAATCAATGAACGATCTTAAACTTAAAGAGGTGAAAAATGGAAGGTTGGCTATGTTAGCTATATTGGGTTTCTTTATTCAGGCTCTTGTAACCGGTGAAGGCCCATATCAAAACCTACTGGACCACTTGGCTGACCCAGTCCACAACAACATTTTGACCAGTCTTAAGTTCCACTAA
- the LOC130798269 gene encoding peroxidase 27-like: MTTKIFQKLFSLFLLFAMTTVMANTEELSLDYYKYSCPGVEDIVKRITEQYVSHVPRFAPGLLRMVFHDCFVRGCDASVLIDPTESNNQTEKTALPNVTLRGYEVVEAIKSALESHCPGVVSCADILALSSRDGIRTINGPFWEVPLGRKDGKISLASDADSLLPSPFFNFSSLQQNFAALGLTTKDLVVLLGSHTIGQGHCFIFQHRLYNFTGRGDRDPSLSPSYVEFLKTRCTPNPNDTQSFVAMDRITPRVFDENYYVMVSQNRGLFQSDAALLTNPETKSYIDQQIKSKGSIFAQDFSVSMSKMIKLGVLTGNQGEVRKTCGAVNA; the protein is encoded by the exons ATGACAACTAAGATATTTCAAAAGTTGTTCTCTCTCTTTTTGTTGTTCGCCATGACAACTGTAATGGCAAACACAGAAGAAttgtcattggattattataagtaCTCATGCCCTGGAGTCGAGGATATTGTTAAAAGGATTACTGAGCAATATGTTTCTCATGTTCCTCGCTTTGCTCCTGGTTTGCTTAGAATGGTCTTCCATGACTGTTTTGTTAGG GGGTGTGATGCTTCTGTACTAATAGATCCAACGGAGTCTAACAATCAAACGGAAAAGACAGCCCTTCCCAACGTAACACTCAGGGGATACGAAGTTGTTGAAGCAATCAAGTCCGCTCTAGAAAGCCATTGTCCTGGTGTTGTTTCGTGTGCTGATATATTAGCTTTATCTTCTCGAGATGGAATCCGCACG ATAAATGGACCTTTTTGGGAAGTTCCTCTTGGTAGAAAGGATGGAAAAATATCATTAGCTTCAGATGCAGATAGTCTTTTACCATCTCCATTTTTCAATTTCTCAAGTCTTCAACAAAATTTTGCAGCATTGGGTTTAACTACAAAGGATTTGGTAGTTTTATTAG GTTCTCACACCATTGGACAAGGTCACTGCTTCATCTTTCAGCACCGACTATACAATTTCACGGGACGAGGCGACAGAGACCCTTCATTGTCTCCTAGTTATGTTGAATTCTTAAAGACAAGATGCACGCCGAATCCAAATGACACCCAATCATTTGTTGCAATGGATAGGATTACACCTAgagtttttgatgaaaattattACGTTATGGTAAGCCAAAATAGAGGGTTATTCCAATCTGATGCTGCTCTTCTGACTAATCCTGAGACAAAGAGCTACATTGACcaacaaattaagagtaagggATCAATTTTTGCTCAAGATTTTAGTGTGTCAATGTCTAAGATGATTAAACTTGGGGTTCTTACTGGTAATCAAGGTGAAGTTAGGAAGACATGTGGCGCTGTCAATGCATAA
- the LOC130797572 gene encoding elongation factor Ts, mitochondrial isoform X1 has translation MAISWGSKRSIGLLYNKMLSGYHGSSTMAIKGSCSCSIMDDFGFFGMFLRRYSAASSSSSDQLSLIKQLRERTSAPIKDVKSALVECDWDIEAAQKELRRRGVYLASKKSSRMASEGLLALAQNDTKAAIIELNCETDFVARNDIFQYMALSLAKLALSAESHSSEAFAITPEYLESLKLNLAHPKLTGEKSVQEAVTELAAMMGENVKLRRGFTLSKTSPGVIATYLHTSPQPGLGRLAGILSLEVEEPSADLSILQSVGSELAMHVVAAKPLFLLRELVSSDALENEREILRSQAEASGKPKMAIEKMVEGRLRKYFEDVVLMEQKFIVDDSLSVKNVLDNLSKRVGFPVKIGSFLRLEVGEGTDKSEENESEPASQAA, from the exons ATGGCTATTTCTTGGGGTTCAAAGCGTTCGATTGGGCTTCTTTACAACAAAATGCTTTCTGGGTATCATGGATCTTCAACCATGGCTATCAAAGGAAGTTGTTCTTGTTCAATCATGGATGATTTTGGGTTTTTTGGAATGTTTTTGAGGAGATATTCTgctgcatcatcatcatcatctgatCAGTTGAGTCTTATTAAGCAGCTCAGAGAAAGAACAAGTGCTCCCATTAAAGATGTTAAATCGGCTCTTGTTGAATGTGATTGGGACATtg AGGCGGCGCAGAAGGAGCTGAGGAGAAGAGGAGTTTATCTTGCATCAAAGAAGTCATCTCGAATGGCCTCTGAAGGTTTGCTAGCCTTGGCTCAGAATGATACAAAAGCTGCTATTATTGAGCTGAACTGTGAGACTGATTTTGTTGCTAGGAATGACATATTTCAATATATG GCTTTGTCTTTAGCAAAGTTGGCCTTGTCAGCTGAGAGTCATTCTTCTGAAGCCTTTGCCATCACACCCGAATATTTGGAG AGCTTGAAGCTGAATCTAGCTCATCCAAAATTAACTGGAGAGAAGAGTGTGCAAGAAGCAGTAACCGAACTGGCAGCTATGATGGGAGAGAATGTGAAACTGAGAAGGGGATTCACATTGTCTAAAACTTCACCTGGTGTTATTGCAACTTACCTTCATACTAGTCCACAGCCAG GTTTGGGTCGTTTAGCTGGAATTTTATCTTTAGAAGTGGAGGAGCCGAGTGCTGACCTGTCTATCCTTCAGTCAGTTGGATCAGAATTAGCTATGCATGTGGTAGCAGCCAAACCCTTATTTCTCTTGAGGGAACTTGTTTCTTCCGATGCCTTAGAAAATGAACGAGAAATTCTTAGATCTCAG GCAGAAGCATCTGGAAAACCAAAGATGGCTATAGAGAAGATGGTAGAAGGACGCTTAAGGAAATACTTTGAAGATGTGGTTCTTATGGAGCAAAagtttattgttgatgattcatTAAGTGTGAAG AATGTGTTGGATAATTTGAGCAAAAGAGTTGGTTTCCCCGTAAAGATTGGAAGTTTTTTGAGATTGGAAGTTGGTGAAGGGACGGATAA GTCAGAGGAAAATGAATCAGAACCAGCGTCTCAGGCAGCTTAG